The following proteins are co-located in the Tachysurus vachellii isolate PV-2020 chromosome 17, HZAU_Pvac_v1, whole genome shotgun sequence genome:
- the alpk2 gene encoding alpha-protein kinase 2 isoform X2: MLHCYSGPHNSNDPHHGRLYEPRWSEGKCRKDRKERDRVKLSEQSNELWEVTEDAAFEEEGERNHGGLSFSRYPFTPESEVQLLNSYEAEHLTLRRGVNRSDVTHLKDNGSCTFPSKGEVDFIMPLTSITIGTSYLHLKEDPDVSRTSLREEVRPDLTLSTGGKSTVEPSDSQFCDITKQTGDQDSSSSSREDQRYKTEAGDVSSELQSLILHTGERLMICEEKHVAYVSFDVDDILSFKKHPEDRGGIKQVRGEACERDNKMPHKTQKKSSENKTRSNKHKDKTNNNQTSKKRENVRPEAHDEESVGAEESAVTTFETIVITEAVTSRPQGKKKKKHEAAKVENEPLVEVENGTKPKNTKSKNETATTQPSKVREKLANYEGKEEKDKATEGKTKASTETSSVVLPGAPDDDIIKRRRISGDKPAAVSIRTRPQLPAIFQQKEKEDVVTQTIQTPKEVPRVLSDIEAAPVVDDPQSISLWCRFSHIMADSSIMWVKEGATLREEKKKVGDDARVSLSLLKPCSKDLGFYRCSLVTALGSVSTSDFHLTSEVLMELVIPNHEASDERKAIDGEEEDVSCASLLFKDDILTDQYFGEQQHTSIVTEKDHFGEGMHRRAFRTMVRTGMTPLFGPGHSCVLKVHSAIGYGTQNSNEVVQRNYSLAVEECYVQNTAREYIKAYTDVAKSAETFGEVPEIIPIVLVHRPSNAVPYATLEEELIGDFVKYSVKDGKEINLTRRDSEAGQKCCAFQHWVYMHTEGNLLVTDMQGVGMKLTDVGIATCKKGYKGFKGNCSTSFIDQFKALHQCNRFCELLGLTSLQPKAKRTAPPNPKTQPAARKKPFGPTVKGKS, encoded by the exons ATGCTGCATTGCTACTCAGGTCCCCATAATAGTAATGATCCTCACCACGGTCGTCTGTACGAGCCTCGCTGGAGTGAAGGGAAATGCAGGAAGGACAGAAAGGAGAGGGATCGTGTGAAGTTAAGTGAG CAGAGCAATGAACTCTGGGAAGTAACCGAAGACGCAGCCTTCGAGGAGGAAGGTGAAAGAAATCATGGTGGCTTGAGCTTCTCACGTTACCCCTTCACGCCTGAGTCGGAGGTTCAGCTCCTCAACAGCTATGAAGCAGAGCACCTGACGCTCAGGCGAGGAGTGAACCGGAGCGACGTGACACACCTCAAAGACAACGGCTCTTGTACGTTTCCTAGCAAAGGAGAGGTGGATTTTATTATGCCACTTACATCCATCACTATAGGAACATCATACCTCCACTTGAAAGAGGATCCAGATGTATCAAGGACATCCTTAAGGGAAGAAGTTAGACCAGATCTGACATTGAGCACCGGCGGAAAGTCCACCGTCGAGCCGTCGGACAGCCAGTTCTGTGACATCACAAAACAAACTGGTGATCAGGATTCATCTTCATCGTCTCGTGAAGATCAAAGGTACAAAACAGAGGCCGGTGACGTCAGCTCAGAACTTCAGAGCCTGATCTTACACACCGGGGAGCGGTTAATGATCTGTGAGGAAAAGCACGTAGCATATGTGTCTTTTGACGTGGATGACATTCTGAGCTTTAAGAAGCACCCTGAGGATCGTGGGGGTATAAAACAAGTAAGAGGTGAAGCGTGCGAAAGAGACAACAAGATGCCTCATAAAACTCAGAAAAAGTCTTCTGAGAACAAAACACGCTCCAATAAACACAAGGACAAAACGAACAACAACCAAACGAGCAAGAAAAGAGAGAACGTGAGACCAGAAGCTCACGACGAAGAGTCCGTAGGCGCAGAGGAAAGCGCAGTGACCACGTTCGAGACTATCGTAATAACAGAAGCGGTCACATCCAGACCTCaggggaagaagaaaaagaagcacgAAGCAGCAAAGGTTGAAAACGAGCCACTGGTCGAGGTGGAAAATGGAACAAAGCCAAAAAACACGAAGTCTAAAAACGAGACAGCAACAACGCAACCGAGCAAAGTGAGAGAAAAGCTCGCAAACTACGAAGGAAAGGAGGAGAAGGATAAAGCAACTGAGGGAAAAACTAAAGCGAGTACAGAGACCTCCAGCGTGGTCTTGCCCGGTGCGCCGGACGATGACATCATCAAACGCAGACGTATATCTGGGGACAAACCTGCAGCCGTATCGATTAGGACGAGGCCGCAGCTTCCTGCAATCTTCCAgcaaaaggaaaaggaagatGTGGTGACGCAGACGATTCAGACACCCAAAGAAG tccCACGTGTCTTATCTGACATTGAAGCAGCTCCGGTGGTCGATGATCCTCAGAGCATTTCTTTGTGGTGTCGCTTCAGTCACATCATGGCAGATTCCTCCATCATGTGGGTGAAAGAAGGAGCGACGCTAcgtgaggaaaagaagaa GGTAGGAGACGATGCTCGCGTCTCTCTGTCGCTGCTGAAACCCTGCAGTAAAGATCTGGGGTTTTATCGTTGTTCTCTGGTCACTGCTCTCGGTTCAGTGTCCACCTCAGACTTTCACCTCACATCAGAAG TGCTGATGGAGCTCGTCATCCCGAACCATGAAGCGTCAG ATGAGCGCAAAGCAATAGACGGCGAGGAAGAGGACGTGTCCTGCGCTTCTCTCCTCTTTAAGGATGACATTCTGACTGATCAGTATTTTGGAGAGCAGCAGCACACGAGCATTGTGACTGAGAAGGATCATTTTGGTGAGGGAATGCACCGGAGAGCGTTCAGAACAATGGTGCGCACCGGCATGACACCTCTGTTCGGCCCCGGACACTCCTGCGTGCTCAAAGTACACAGCGCCATCGGCTACGGCACCCAGAACAGCAACGAGGTGGTCCAGAGGAACTACAGCCTGGCTGTGGAG GAGTGTTATGTACAGAACACAGCCAGAGAATACATCAAGGCCTACACTGACGTGGCCAAATCTGCAGAGACCTTCGGAGAAGTTCCTGA AATCATCCCCATTGTTCTGGTGCACCGGCCGTCCAACGCCGTCCCGTACGCTACGCTGGAGGAGGAGCTGATTGGAGATTTTGTAAAGTACTCTGTTAAAGATGGGAAAGAGATCAACCTGACGAGGAGAGACTCGGAGGCGGGACAGAAATGCTGTGCGTTCCAGCACTGGGTTTACATGCACACTGAGGGAAACCTGCTGGTTACTGATATGCAGG GTGTAGGTATGAAGCTGACAGATGTTGGAATCGCCACCTGCAAAAAAGG TTATAAGGGCTTTAAAGGAAACTGCTCCACGTCGTTCATCGACCAGTTTAAAGCTCTTCATCAGTGTAACCGCTTCTGTGAGCTGCTCGGCCTCACGTCCCTGCAGCCCAAAGCCAAACGGACCGCCCCCCCCAACCCCAAAACACAACCCGCCGCCAGGAAAAAGCCTTTTGGCCCCACTGTCAAGGGCAAATCCTGA